The [Eubacterium] eligens ATCC 27750 genome segment CATAGGCAAGCACCTTAATTCCGTCTTCTGTGTACTCTTCACTTTCAAGCTGTCCGAACTGTCTTATAAGCTGTATCTTACCTGCTTCGCTGTAAGAAAATACTCTTTCAATTCTTATTCTGCTCTTAAGAATAATTTCCTGTAAGCACTCTTTAAATGCTTCAAGGCCATTGCCTCTTACGGCAGATATATTGTATGTGTAGTCTGCATGCAAATCCTTAGCTGCCGGCTTCTCCGGTAAAACATCACATTTATTAAACAATGTAACAACAGGCTTTCCTTCAACACCTAACTGCTTAAGTGTTGCATATACTGTTGACATCTGCTGTTCATAGTCTGGGTTGGATACATCAACAACATGCACTATAATGTCTGCATACTTTGCCTCTTCAAGAGTACTCTTGAATGCTTCAATAAGATTATGTGGAAGCTTTCTTATAAATCCGACTGTATCAGTAAGCAACACTTTCTCTCCATTAGGAAGTTCCATACTTCTTGTTGTAGGGTCAAGTGTTGCAAAAAGCTTGTCCTCCGACAGCACACCCGCATCAGTAAGCTTGTTAAGAAGTGTTGATTTGCCGGCATTAGTATATCCAACTATAGCCGCAACAGATGTTGATGTCTTAGCTCTTTTGCTTCTCTGGACATCTCTGTGTTCCTTCATATCCTTAAGGTCTGCTGAGAGCTTTGATATTCTGTCCCTTATAAGTCGTCTGTCTGTCTCAATCTTTTTCTCACCGGGACCTCTTGTTCCTATTCCGCCACCAAGTCTTGACATTGATGTTCCGAAACCCGCAAGTCTTATTGAACGGTACTTTAACTGTGCCATCTCAACCTGAATCTTACCTTCACTTGATGTAGCTCTTGCCGCAAATATGTCAAGAATAACCATTGTTCTATCCATTACCTTGATTCCAAGCTCATCCTCAAGATTCTTAAACTGGGCAGGACTTAATTCGTCATCACATATAATTCCCGTAGCATCAAGCTCATCAATCATAAGTCTTAATTCTTCAATCTTACCTTTGCCAATATATGTTGCAGGGTGAAAGTTATCTCTTGTCTGAATCATTCTTCCAACTGTCTGCGCGCCTGCTGTCTTAGCAAGCTCTCCAAGCTCATCAAGAGAGCGTTCTGTATCATCATCTGTATCAAATGCTACTCCAACCAGAATAACTCTCTCGATAATCTCATCTGTCTCATAAACTGCCATATATATATTTCCTTTTACTTTTTATTTCTTTCTGATATATAGTCACTAAGATAGTCTGTTACTTCTTTCTCAGTTACCATTGACATAACCTTATCTGTTACAAGTCCGGCTTCTTTAATTGACCAGTCTGCAATTGTCTTTCTCGTCTCTAATACCTTTCCTGTTGATACTGAAAATTCATCCAGACCAAATGATAAAAGTATCGGAGCCATTAAAGCATTTGCAGCTGCCTCACCACACATTCCGGCTTCAATACCTGCATTATGGGCACATTCTATTATCCTTCTTATAAGCCTTAATACTGCCGGATTAAATGCAGAATACAGATATGCCACATTTTCATTGCATCTGTCTACTGCAATAGTATACTGTGTAAGGTCATTAGTACCAATTGAAAAGAAATCAGCCTCCTTTGCTAATG includes the following:
- the hflX gene encoding GTPase HflX; its protein translation is MAVYETDEIIERVILVGVAFDTDDDTERSLDELGELAKTAGAQTVGRMIQTRDNFHPATYIGKGKIEELRLMIDELDATGIICDDELSPAQFKNLEDELGIKVMDRTMVILDIFAARATSSEGKIQVEMAQLKYRSIRLAGFGTSMSRLGGGIGTRGPGEKKIETDRRLIRDRISKLSADLKDMKEHRDVQRSKRAKTSTSVAAIVGYTNAGKSTLLNKLTDAGVLSEDKLFATLDPTTRSMELPNGEKVLLTDTVGFIRKLPHNLIEAFKSTLEEAKYADIIVHVVDVSNPDYEQQMSTVYATLKQLGVEGKPVVTLFNKCDVLPEKPAAKDLHADYTYNISAVRGNGLEAFKECLQEIILKSRIRIERVFSYSEAGKIQLIRQFGQLESEEYTEDGIKVLAYVPKEIEGKL